Proteins encoded in a region of the Populus nigra chromosome 3, ddPopNigr1.1, whole genome shotgun sequence genome:
- the LOC133688553 gene encoding laccase-2-like, translating to MGNSPRPTVLPSMAALQLLCFFIFSLVPDFAAAITRQYTFNITHKNFTRLCHTRSLVTVNGQFPGPRLVAREGDQVLVKVVNHVAENITIHWHGVRQLTSGWADGPAYVTQCPIQTGQAYTYNFTITGQRGTLLWHAHISWLRSSLYGPIIILPKLNESYPFKKPYKEIPILFGEWFNVDPEAVIAQALQTGAGPNVSDAYTINGLPGPLYNCSAKDTYKLKVKPGKTYLLRLINAALNDELFFSIANHTLTVVEADAVYVKPFEADTLLITPGQTTNVLLKTKPHLPNATFYMFAGPYFSGMGSFDNSTTAGVLVYKHPSSNNHLKKLPTLKPTLPPINATGFVANFTKKFRSLANAKFPANVPQTVDRKFFFTVGLGTNPCPKNTTCQGPNNNTKFAASINNVSFVLPSVALLQSYFFGQSNGVFTSDFPQNPTIPFNYTGTPPNNTMVSNGTKAVVLTFNTSVELVMQGTSIVAAESHPLHLHGFNFFVVGQGFGNYDPNKDPSNFNLVDPMERNTAGVPAGGWIAIRFLADNPGVWFMHCHLDVHTSWGLRMAWIVLDGPQPNQKIPPPPSDLPKC from the exons ATGGGCAACTCTCCGCGTCCCACAGTATTGCCTTCAATGGCAGCTCTGCAGCTCttgtgttttttcattttctctttagTGCCGGACTTTGCAGCGGCCATAACAAGGCAGTACACGTTCAAT ATCACACACAAGAATTTTACGAGATTATGCCACACAAGGAGCCTAGTGACAGTAAATGGACAGTTCCCAGGTCCTCGCCTGGTAGCAAGGGAAGGTGATCAAGTTCTAGTTAAGGTGGTCAACCATGTTGCTGAAAATATTACCATTCACTG GCATGGAGTAAGGCAGCTAACAAGCGGATGGGCAGATGGTCCAGCTTACGTAACACAATGTCCCATACAAACTGGCCAGGCATATACGTACAATTTCACCATCACTGGGCAGAGAGGAACACTCTTGTGGCATGCTCACATTTCATGGCTAAGATCATCACTCTATGGACCCATTATTATTCTACCAAAGCTCAACGAGTCCTACCCATTTAAGAAACCCTACAAGGAAATCCCCATTCTTTTTG GAGAATGGTTTAATGTAGACCCAGAAGCTGTAATTGCCCAGGCTCTTCAGACCGGGGCAGGTCCAAATGTTTCAGATGCGTACACCATCAATGGCCTTCCAGGGCCTTTATACAATTGTTCTGCTAAAG ATACATACAAACTGAAGGTAAAGCCGGGAAAAACCTACCTTCTCCGACTAATCAACGCTGCACTCAACGACGAGCTCTTTTTCAGCATTGCGAACCACACTCTCACCGTCGTTGAAGCTGATGCTGTTTATGTCAAGCCTTTTGAAGCTGACACGCTCCTCATCACTCCAGGCCAAACTACAAATGTTCTACTCAAAACCAAGCCACATCTCCCTAATGCAACCTTTTACATGTTTGCCGGGCCTTATTTCTCAGGCATGGGAAGCTTTGACAACTCTACCACTGCTGGTGTCCTGGTTTATAAACATCCATCTAGTAATAATCACTTGAAAAAGCTTCCTACACTCAAGCCAACTCTGCCACCAATCAATGCCACTGGCTTTGTTGCGAATTTCACCAAGAAATTCCGTAGCTTAGCCAACGCTAAATTTCCAGCTAATGTGCCACAAACAGTGGACAGGAAATTCTTCTTCACTGTGGGACTTGGGACTAACCCGTGCCCTAAAAATACAACCTGTCAGGGACCAAATAATAATACGAAATTCGCTGCTTCGATTAACAATGTGTCATTTGTATTACCCTCTGTAGCTCTTCTGCAATCCTACTTCTTCGGACAGTCAAATGGTGTCTTCACCTCCGATTTTCCTCAGAACCCAACAATACCATTCAATTATACGGGTACTCCACCAAATAATACTATGGTTAGCAATGGTACAAAAGCAGTGGTGTTAACATTCAACACGAGCGTGGAGTTGGTAATGCAGGGCACAAGCATAGTCGCTGCCGAAAGTCACCCACTCCATCTGCatggttttaatttctttgtggTTGGACAAGGTTTTGGCAACTACGATCCCAACAAAGATCCTTCCAATTTTAATCTGGTCGACCCTATGGAAAGGAACACGGCAGGAGTTCCAGCTGGTGGCTGGATCGCTATTCGCTTCCTAGCGGACAATCCAG GGGTGTGGTTCATGCACTGCCATCTTGATGTGCACACCAGCTGGGGGCTAAGAATGGCATGGATAGTCTTGGATGGACCCCAACCGAATCAAAAAATACCACCACCACCGTCTGATCTTCCAAAGTGCTGA